From Panicum hallii strain FIL2 chromosome 2, PHallii_v3.1, whole genome shotgun sequence, a single genomic window includes:
- the LOC112881562 gene encoding uncharacterized protein LOC112881562, producing MGLFRGSFTLLVGMGCGVYIAQNYNVPNVKKLFNTYVFLAKHIEETYRKPKKDDD from the coding sequence ATGGGGTTATTCAGGGGCAGCTTTACTCTCTTGGTGGGAATGGGATGCGGTGTCTATATAGCTCAGAACTACAACGTTCCAAACGTCAAGAAGCTGTTCAACACCTATGTTTTCCTGGCAAAGCACATCGAGGAAACCTACCGGAAGCCGAAGAAAGACGATGATTGA
- the LOC112880619 gene encoding ras-related protein RABE1c-like — protein sequence MAAPPARARADYDYLIKLLLIGDSGVGKSCLLLRFSDGSFTTSFITTIGIDFKIRTIELDGKRIKLQIWDTAGQERFRTITTAYYRGAMGILLVYDVTDESSFNNIRNWIRNIEQHASDNVNKILIGNKADMDESKRAVPTSKGQALADEYGIKFFETSAKTNLNVEQVFFSIARDIKQRLAETDSKPEERTISINRPEDASTPQKSACCGS from the exons atggcggcgccgccggcgagggcCCGGGCCGACTACGACTACCTCATCAAGCTGCTCCTCATCGGCGACAGCG GTGTTGGGAAAAGTTGTCTCCTTTTACGGTTCTCAGATGGCTCCTTCACCACTAGCTTTATCACTACCATTGG GATCGACTTCAAAATAAGAACAATTGAGCTTGATGGTAAGCGCATAAAGTTGCAGATCTGGGATACTGCTGGCCAAGAACGTTTTCGAACTATTACAACTG CCTACTACAGGGGTGCAATGGGCATTTTGCTTGTCTATGATGTTACCGACGAGTCGTCGTTCAATA ATATAAGAAACTGGATTAGGAACATTGAGCAACATGCTTCCGATAATGTGAATAAAATTTTGATAGGCAACAAAGCCGACATGGATGAAAGCAAACGG GCTGTACCAACTTCTAAAGGGCAGGCTCTTGCTGACGAGTATGGCATCAAGTTTTTTGAAACG AGTGCAAAGACCAACTTGAATGTGGAGCAGGTTTTCTTTTCAATAGCAAGAGATATCAAGCAAAGGCTAGCGGAAACCGACTCAAAGCCAGAG GAGCGTACGATCAGTATTAACAGACCTGAGGACGCATCGACACCACAGAAGTCGGCTTGCTGTGGGTCCTGA
- the LOC112879428 gene encoding THO complex subunit 4B-like, whose product MSSGLDMSLEDLIKQSKSRPKSNPASSSGPARRAPPPARAAPYPPAAPKAHRAAADSPYGVYSEHIATMAAVAPPQPAAARSLETGTKLHISNLDAGVTVEDVQELFSEVGELKRYSMNYDKDGTSKGTAEVVFARKVDALDAIKRYNGVLLDGKPMNIELIGNNAEPPPMPPVIHNRPLQNYNDIHSSVPQNQRGVLRRAPQSNGRGGGSQSSGGRGQGKGRGQDRNRTPLSAADLDAELDKYHASAVKEK is encoded by the exons ATGTCGAGTGGCCTGGACATGTCCCTGGAGGACCTCATCAAGCAGTCCAAATCCCGGCCCAAGTCCAACCCCGCCTCCTCGTCGgggcccgcccgccgcgcgccaccCCCAGCCCGCGCGGCGCCctacccgccggccgcccccaaG gcccaccgcgccgccgccgactcGCCCTACGGGGTCTACTCCGAGCACATCGCCACCATGGCCGCGgtcgcgccgccgcagccggccGCCGCGAGGTCGCTCGAGACGGGGACGAAGCTGCACATCTCCAACCTTGACGCCGGCGTCACCGTCGAGGATGTCCAG GAACTCTTCTCAGAGGTCGGTGAGCTCAAACGTTATTCGATGAACTATGATAAAGATGGGACATCCAAG GGAACTGCGGAAGTTGTCTTTGCAAGGAAGGTGGATGCTTTGGATGCCATCAAGAGATACAATGGCGTTCTACTTGATGGGAAGCCAATGAATATAGAGCTCATTGGAAACAATGCCGAACCACCTCCCATGCCACCAGTAATACACAACCGTCCTTTGCAGAACTATAATGATATCCATAGCAG TGTGCCTCAAAACCAAAGAGGTGTTCTGCGAAGAGCACCTCAAAGCAATGGTCGTGGTGGAGGCAGTCAGAGCAGTGGCGGTCGCGGACAGGGGAAAGGCCGAGGGCAGGACCGGAACCGCACGCCCCTATCCGCGGCCGATCTTGATGCTGAACTGGACAAGTACCATGCATCGGCAGTGAAAGAGAAATGA
- the LOC112880805 gene encoding subtilisin-like protease SBT4.9, with protein sequence MATRTSPLPLLLAALSVLFCHAAAVHNPAAGGARIAAAAGAHGDDSTKVYVVFTERQPATAELPEAEAGAAIASYHHDMIAGVLDDDSSSAADRVVYHYSRILHGFAARLTDDEKNRLAGMDGVLSIHEKVVYRPQTTRSWDFLGVPQHNDATRLKFENDVIIGMVDTGIWPDSESFSDEGLPPPPTKWKGVCSKNFTSCNNKIIGARSYYGGNTTLSVLDREGHGTHTASTAAGRAVAGASLGGLAGGTARGAVPGARLAVYKVCWEEGCSSEDILAAFDDAIADGVDVISASLGSGIAFDYAADPMAIGAFHAMRRGVVVSVSAGNSGPTLGSVSNVAPWSISVAATLTDRRIISELVLGNGRRVVGNAITVFPNLGKPSLLMDPGGCDHEQLDGKRYKGAVLLCGEGAYISSEAISRTGADGAIVYMFADEDKDTAFSFAIPIVVVMQKEFNHIIDYYNSTSHPMATVKKSVTVKDAAAPSVAEFSSRGPNMVTYGVLKPDISAPGVDILAAWTPKATLSGSDVDERRTRYNIISGTSMACPHVTGAAAYVKSVHPEWSHAAVQSALMTTATPMGSGEPEAELAYGAGQVDPVRARYPGLVYDAAEGDYVGFLCAQGYNSSQLAAMTGRRASAAACSAGARAGAVGDLNYPSITVPVLNYGVGFAAEFPRTVTNVGPADSVYRATVTTVPGVDVAVTPDELAFSAGTKKLSFKVSVSGTLLPVNGTMGASASVVWSDGRHHVRSPIYVFPHKHVM encoded by the exons ATGGCGACACGCACGTCGCCGCtgcccctcctcctcgccgccctcAGCGTGCTCTtctgccacgccgccgccgtccacaaccccgccgccggcggagCAAGGATCGCCGCGGCTGCCGGCGCCCACGGTGATGACAGCACCAAG GTGTACGTCGTGTTCACGGAGAGGCAGCCGGCGACGGCGGAGCTGccggaggcggaggccggcgcggccATCGCGTCCTACCACCACGACATGATCGCCGGCGTGCTCGATGACGATAG TTCGAGTGCGGCGGACCGGGTGGTCTACCACTACTCGAGGATCCTCCACGGCTTCGCGGCCAGGCTCACCGACGACGAGAAGAACAGGCTCGCCG GCATGGACGGCGTTCTGTCCATCCACGAGAAGGTGGTGTACAGGCCTCAGACGACGAGGTCATGGGACTTTCTCGGCGTACCGCAGCACAACGACGCCACCCGGCTCAAGTTCGAGAACGACGTCATCATCGGCATGGTGGACACCGGCATCTGGCCCGACTCCGAGTCCTTCTCCGACGAgggcctcccgccgccgcccaccaagtGGAAGGGCGTATGCTCCAAGAACTTCACCTCCTGCAACAA CAAGATCATCGGAGCACGGTCGTACTACGGCGGCAACACGACGCTGTCGGTGCTGGACCGGGAGGGCCACGGCACGCACACGGCGTCGACGGCGGCGGGCCGGGCGGTCGCGGGCGCGAGCCTGGGCGGGCTCGCCGGCGGCACGGCCCGCGGCGCGGTGCCCGGCGCGAGGCTGGCCGTCTACAAGGTGTGCTGGGAGGAGGGCTGCTCGTCCGAGGACATCCTGGCGGCATTCGACGACGCCATCGCCGACGGCGTCGACGTCATCTCGGCGTCCCTGGGCTCCGGCATTGCGTTCGACTACGCCGCCGACCCGATGGCCATCGGCGCGTTCCACGCCATGCGCCGCGGCGTCGTCGTCTCCGTCTCCGCCGGCAACAGCGGGCCCACGTTGGGCTCCGTCAGCAACGTCGCGCCGTGGAGCATCTCCGTCGCGGCCACCCTCACCGACCGCAGGATCATCAGCGAGCTCGTGCTCGGCAACGGAAGGCGCGTCGTGGGGAACGCCATCACCGTCTTCCCCAACCTCGGGAAGCCGTCGCTCCTCATGGACCCCGGCGGCTGCGACCACGAGCAGCTCGACGGCAAGAGGTACAAGGGCGCCGTGCTCCTCTGCGGCGAGGGTGCCTACATCAGCTCAGAAGCCATCAGCCGCACGGGCGCCGACGGGGCCATCGTGTACATGTTCGCCGACGAGGACAAGGACACCGCCTTCTCCTTCGCGATCCCCATCGTCGTCGTCATGCAGAAGGAGTTCAACCACATCATCGACTACTACAACAGCACCAG CCACCCCATGGCCACCGTGAAGAAGAGCGTGACGGTGAAGGACGCGGCGGCGCCTAGCGTCGCGGAGTTCTCGTCCCGCGGGCCTAACATGGTCACGTACGGCGTCCTCAAGCCGGACATCAGCGCTCCTGGAGTGGACATCCTGGCGGCGTGGACGCCCAAGGCGACCTTGTCCGGCAGCGACGTCGACGAGCGGAGGACCAGGTACAACATCATCTCGGGCACGTCCATGGCGTGCCCGCACGTGACGGGCGCGGCGGCGTACGTCAAGTCGGTCCACCCGGAGTGGTCGCACGCCGCCGTGCAGTCGGCGCTCATGACCACGGCGACCCCGATGGGCTCCGGCGAGCCGGAGGCCGAGCTCGCGTACGGCGCCGGACAGGTGGATCCGGTGCGCGCGCGGTACCCGGGGCTCGTGTACGACGCCGCGGAGGGCGACTACGTCGGCTTCCTCTGCGCGCAGGGCTACAACTCGTCGCAGCTTGCCGCCATGACCGGCAGGAGGGCCTCCGCCGCAGCCTGCTCGGCCGGGGCCAGGGCCGGCGCCGTCGGCGACCTCAACTACCCGTCCATCACCGTGCCCGTGCTCAACTACGGCGTGGGCTTCGCCGCGGAGTTCCCCCGGACGGTCACCAACGTCGGCCCGGCCGACTCGGTGTACCGCGCCACGGTGACCACGGTGCCCGGCGTCGACGTCGCCGTCACGCCCGACGAGCTCGCGTTCAGCGCCGGCACGAAGAAGCTGAGCTTCAAGGTGAGCGTCTCCGGCACGCTGCTGCCGGTGAACGGCACCATGGGCGCGTCGGCGTCCGTCGTCTGGTCCGACGGGAGGCACCACGTGAGGAGCCCCATCTACGTGTTCCCTCACAAACACGTTATGTGA